The following proteins come from a genomic window of Triticum aestivum cultivar Chinese Spring chromosome 6A, IWGSC CS RefSeq v2.1, whole genome shotgun sequence:
- the LOC123132578 gene encoding phosphoglycerate kinase, cytosolic-like, whose protein sequence is MATKRSVGTLGEADLKGKKVFVRADLNVPLDDAQKITDDTRIRASIPTIKYLLEKGAKVILASHLGRPKGVTPKFSLKPLVPRLSELLGLEVVMAPDCIGEEVEKLAAALPDGGVLLLENVRFYKEEEKNDPEFAKKLASVADLYVNDAFGTAHRAHASTEGVTKFLRPSVAGFLMQKELDYLVGAVANPKKPFAAIVGGSKVSSKIGVIESLLAKVDILILGGGMIFTFYKAQGLPVGKSLVEEDKLELATSLIETAKSKGVKLLLPTDVVVADKFAADAESKIVPATAIPDGWMGLDVGPDSIKTFAEALDTTKTVIWNGPMGVFEFEKFAAGTDAIAKQLAELTGKGVTTIIGGGDSVAAVEKAGLADKMSHISTGGGASLELLEGKPLPGVLALDEA, encoded by the exons ATGGCGACCAAGAGGAGCGTGGGCACCCTCGGGGAGGCGGATCTCAAGGGGAAGAAGGTGTTCGTGCGCGCCGACCTCAACGTGCCGCTCGACGACGCCCAGAAGATCACCGACGACACCCGCATCCGCGCATCCATCCCCACCATCAAGTACCTCCTCGAGAAGGGTGCCAAGGTCATCCTGGCCAGCCATCTG GGCCGCCCAAAAGGTGTCACCCCCAAGTTCAGCTTGAAGCCTCTTGTTCCACGCCTGTCTGAGCTCCTTGGACTTGAA GTTGTGATGGCCCCTGACTGCATTGGTGAAGAAGTTGAGAAATTGGCTGCTGCTTTGCCAGATGGCGGTGTTCTACTCCTGGAGAATGTGAGATTCtacaaggaggaagagaagaatgaTCCTGAGTTTGCTAAGAAGCTTGCATCGGTTGCTGACCTTTACGTAAATGATGCTTTCGGCACTGCACATAGGGCTCATGCTTCAACCGAGGGTGTAACCAAGTTTTTGAGGCCTTCTGTTGCTGGCTTCCTCATGCAGAAG GAACTTGACTATCTTGTCGGAGCTGTTGCCAACCCAAAGAAGCCATTTGCTGCCATTGTTGGTGGATCCAAGGTCTCATCTAAGATTGGTGTGATCGAGTCTCTGCTGGCCAAGGTTGATATCCTCATCCTTGGTGGTGGTATGATCTTCACATTCTACAAGGCCCAGGGATTACCTGTTGGGAAGTCCCTTGTGGAGGAAGACAAACTTGAACTGGCAACTTCACTGATTGAAACGGCAAAGTCCAAGGGTGTTAAGCTCTTGCTACCGACAGATGTTGTTGTGGCTGACAAGTTTGCAGCAGATGCTGAAAGCAAG ATTGTTCCTGCCACTGCTATCCCTGATGGTTGGATGGGTCTGGATGTTGGTCCAGATTCCATCAAGACTTTCGCAGAAGCCTTGGACACCACCAAGACTGTTATCTGGAACGGTCCTATGGGAGTCTTTGAGTTTGAGAAGTTTGCCGCAGGCACTGAT GCAATCGCGAAGCAGTTGGCTGAGCTTACTGGGAAGGGTGTGACGACCATCATCGGTGGAGGTGACTCTGTTGCTGCTGTTGAGAAGGCTGGGCTGGCCGACAAGATGAGCCACATTTCGACCGGCGGTGGCGCGAGCTTGGAGCTGCTGGAAGGCAAGCCCCTCCCAGGTGTTCTTGCCCTTGACGAGGCGTAG